In Dolichospermum flos-aquae CCAP 1403/13F, the following proteins share a genomic window:
- the cas1d gene encoding type I-D CRISPR-associated endonuclease Cas1d codes for MGTLYITQDDAFIGKVDERINVKFEKKILQDIPFIHIECVVVLGRATISPAVVDELMTRHIPLSFINKIGHYLGRLEPEMTGNIFIRKAQWQAAGETPQSIHAVQGFVRGKLKNYRQTLMRYQREFDDVDLSKNIARIEQVIAAISSTENINSLRGLEGSGSAAYFGCFDSLIRNSKFSFTKRVRRPPTDPVNSLLSFGYSLLRHDVQNAVNIVGFDPYLGYLHFDRYNRPSLALDLMEEFRPLVVDAVVLSILNKQLLTPADFVTEPLSGAVSLIPEGRKTFLTLYEKKKLSEFKHPVMGRKCTYREAFELQARLLAKYLMGTTDKYPPLVLK; via the coding sequence ATGGGTACTCTTTACATCACACAAGATGATGCTTTTATTGGTAAGGTTGATGAACGGATTAATGTGAAATTTGAAAAGAAAATTCTTCAAGATATTCCATTTATTCATATTGAATGTGTAGTTGTTTTAGGACGAGCAACTATTTCGCCGGCTGTTGTAGATGAGTTAATGACTCGTCATATTCCTCTATCTTTTATCAATAAAATTGGTCACTATTTAGGACGGTTAGAGCCAGAAATGACTGGTAATATTTTCATTCGCAAGGCACAATGGCAAGCAGCAGGAGAAACCCCCCAATCTATTCATGCTGTTCAAGGCTTTGTTAGAGGAAAATTAAAAAATTACCGTCAAACTTTAATGCGTTATCAGCGTGAATTTGATGATGTTGATCTATCTAAAAATATTGCTCGCATTGAACAGGTAATTGCTGCAATTAGTTCAACTGAAAATATCAATTCTTTGCGTGGTTTAGAAGGTTCTGGTAGTGCTGCTTATTTTGGTTGTTTTGATAGTCTGATTCGTAATTCTAAATTTTCTTTTACTAAGCGTGTCCGTCGTCCACCTACAGATCCGGTAAATTCATTGTTAAGTTTTGGTTATTCTTTATTGCGTCATGATGTGCAAAATGCTGTGAATATTGTCGGTTTTGATCCATATTTAGGATATCTACATTTTGATCGCTATAATCGCCCTTCTTTAGCTTTAGACTTAATGGAAGAGTTTCGCCCTTTAGTGGTAGATGCAGTAGTTTTATCTATTTTGAATAAGCAATTATTAACTCCAGCAGATTTTGTGACTGAACCATTAAGCGGTGCTGTTTCTCTCATTCCAGAAGGACGCAAAACTTTTTTGACTTTGTACGAAAAGAAAAAACTATCGGAGTTTAAACACCCGGTAATGGGACGTAAATGTACTTATCGAGAAGCTTTTGAATTACAAGCAAGATTACTAGCTAAATATTTAATGGGAACAACTGATAAATATCCCCCTTTGGTACTGAAATAA
- the cas6 gene encoding CRISPR-associated endoribonuclease Cas6, with product MPHSLILNIVPQSPIYPNFLTGRHYHALFLNLVSSADRKLGDYLHESNADKAFTLSPLQVENKHKIQSYTLQYAHQNPIPAGTSCWWRISLLNDNLFNQLTPLWLNINPKQPWHLGSANLYITSIQGTPQSNQPWANACNYHQLYQQASETERNLNFIFSTPVAFRQGAFDNVLPTRESVFNSLLNRWHKYSGIELTNISFESIYASAFNINTEVISNYDNKFIGCLGEISYRILGNVETTAIKQINALADFALYAGVGRKTTMGMGMVRRKL from the coding sequence ATGCCCCATAGTCTCATTCTCAACATCGTCCCCCAATCTCCAATTTACCCCAATTTCCTCACAGGTAGACATTACCACGCCTTATTTCTTAACTTAGTGAGTTCTGCTGATAGAAAATTAGGAGACTATTTACACGAATCAAATGCTGATAAAGCCTTTACTCTCTCACCATTGCAGGTAGAAAACAAACATAAAATCCAATCTTATACTTTGCAATATGCCCATCAAAACCCTATTCCTGCTGGTACTTCTTGTTGGTGGCGTATTTCTTTATTAAATGACAATTTATTTAATCAGCTTACACCTTTATGGTTAAATATAAATCCCAAACAACCTTGGCACTTAGGTTCAGCCAACTTATATATTACCAGCATTCAAGGTACACCCCAATCTAATCAACCTTGGGCAAATGCTTGTAATTATCATCAACTTTATCAACAAGCAAGTGAAACAGAACGCAATCTTAATTTCATCTTTTCTACACCTGTAGCTTTTCGTCAAGGTGCATTTGATAATGTTTTACCAACACGGGAATCTGTATTCAATAGTCTACTAAATCGGTGGCATAAATATAGCGGTATTGAATTAACTAATATTTCTTTTGAATCAATTTATGCTAGTGCTTTTAATATCAATACTGAAGTTATTAGCAACTATGACAACAAATTTATTGGTTGTTTAGGTGAAATTAGTTATCGCATTCTTGGCAATGTAGAAACAACGGCAATTAAGCAAATTAACGCCTTAGCTGATTTTGCTTTATATGCTGGTGTTGGTAGAAAAACAACTATGGGAATGGGAATGGTGAGAAGAAAGTTGTAG
- the cas4 gene encoding CRISPR-associated protein Cas4, with protein sequence MSLENINSDDYVSIASLNQYSYCPHRCWLIHCAGEFIDNQYTIEGTSLHERVHTVGEQNREEIWQIRAIYLKSDKYKLIGKSDLIEFENGEFYPIEYKRGRKGEWDNDELQVCAQALCLEEMTGKNINTGYIYYAQTHQRKLVEITPELRGSTIATIEAIQTLLFTGAMPKAVKTKRCDGCSLYSRCLPQLADKVGRYQEAN encoded by the coding sequence ATGTCGCTTGAAAATATCAATTCTGATGATTACGTTAGTATCGCTTCTTTAAACCAATATTCCTATTGCCCTCATCGTTGTTGGTTGATTCATTGTGCAGGTGAATTCATTGATAATCAATATACTATTGAGGGTACAAGTTTACATGAACGAGTTCACACAGTTGGAGAACAAAATCGTGAGGAAATTTGGCAGATACGCGCTATTTATTTGAAATCAGATAAATATAAACTTATCGGTAAATCTGACTTAATTGAGTTTGAAAATGGCGAATTTTACCCTATTGAATATAAAAGAGGACGTAAAGGAGAATGGGATAATGATGAATTACAAGTTTGCGCTCAAGCTTTGTGTTTGGAGGAAATGACAGGAAAAAATATCAATACTGGCTATATCTATTATGCTCAAACTCATCAACGGAAGTTAGTAGAAATTACCCCAGAATTACGAGGTAGTACCATTGCTACTATTGAAGCTATCCAAACGTTACTGTTTACAGGTGCTATGCCAAAAGCTGTCAAAACAAAACGCTGTGATGGTTGTAGTCTTTATTCTCGATGTTTGCCACAACTTGCTGATAAAGTTGGGCGTTATCAAGAAGCAAATTAA
- a CDS encoding ribbon-helix-helix domain-containing protein, with the protein MSKRFTVTLPDAVFKDLEDIATKEGRSTANLAAFLIESGIREIKKTQAQNPKAS; encoded by the coding sequence ATGTCAAAACGGTTTACGGTAACGCTACCAGATGCAGTATTTAAAGATTTAGAGGACATTGCAACAAAAGAAGGACGTTCTACTGCTAACCTTGCAGCTTTTCTCATAGAGTCTGGTATCCGTGAAATTAAAAAAACACAGGCACAAAATCCAAAGGCAAGTTAG
- the cas5d gene encoding type I-D CRISPR-associated protein Cas5/Csc1, with protein MVFIYRCQLELHDSLYFATREIGRLYETEPIIHNYALCYALGLVDSEIYSTTVSEEDSYRYFCPEQVPKYEAHLTPLNEQEIYITPARSLHHSSILNTWKYANNNYHVEMEKTQKNIPSFGRAKEIAPESQFEFFLISQKEIKLPKWIRLGKWMSKAEITVEKLPQPKIKTDLFTCTHPLNPLDVMFTNQVISYDVVNMPPVSLIQNVQMQGEYYYFDDVKNVKLPKLMQYRFRS; from the coding sequence ATGGTGTTTATTTACCGTTGTCAATTAGAACTACACGACAGTCTTTATTTTGCCACCCGTGAAATTGGTAGACTCTACGAAACCGAGCCAATAATTCATAACTACGCCCTCTGTTATGCACTTGGTTTAGTTGATAGCGAAATCTACTCAACAACCGTATCTGAAGAAGATTCCTATCGTTATTTCTGTCCCGAACAAGTGCCAAAATATGAAGCACATTTAACTCCATTAAATGAACAAGAAATTTACATAACTCCGGCTCGTTCTTTGCATCATTCATCTATTCTCAATACATGGAAATATGCCAATAATAACTACCATGTAGAAATGGAAAAAACCCAAAAGAATATTCCCAGTTTTGGTAGAGCAAAGGAAATTGCACCAGAAAGTCAATTTGAGTTTTTTCTCATCTCTCAAAAAGAGATCAAATTACCTAAATGGATTCGTTTAGGTAAATGGATGAGTAAAGCAGAAATTACGGTTGAGAAATTACCACAACCAAAAATCAAAACTGATTTATTCACTTGTACTCATCCTTTAAATCCTTTGGATGTCATGTTTACTAATCAAGTTATTAGCTATGATGTGGTAAATATGCCACCAGTAAGTCTGATTCAAAATGTGCAAATGCAAGGGGAATATTACTATTTTGATGATGTCAAAAATGTAAAACTTCCTAAGCTAATGCAATACCGTTTTCGGAGTTAA
- the cas2 gene encoding CRISPR-associated endonuclease Cas2, with product MNVVISYDISDDKRRTKIHSILKSYGQWVQYSIFECELTDTQYAKLRSRLNKLIKPETDSIRFYFLCACCFGKIERIGGQEPPDQTIFFA from the coding sequence ATGAATGTTGTTATTTCTTACGATATTTCTGACGATAAACGGCGGACTAAAATCCATAGTATTCTCAAATCCTATGGCCAATGGGTACAGTATAGTATTTTTGAATGTGAGTTAACTGATACTCAATATGCTAAGTTAAGATCGCGTCTTAATAAACTCATTAAACCTGAAACCGACAGCATTCGCTTTTACTTCCTTTGTGCTTGCTGTTTTGGTAAAATAGAAAGAATTGGTGGTCAAGAACCCCCTGATCAGACGATTTTCTTCGCTTAA